The genome window CAACGTCAAAAAAAAACAACCAAAAATATGGTTTTAACTTGAGTTAAGTCCACACTTTTCAGGAGTTGAGAATATTAAAAAATAAAATATCACGGATATTTTACTCCAAAATAAAAAATGTCATTCGTGAAAATTAGTGTCAATTAGTGGCTAAATAAAATCTTCTTCAAAAATCCGCTCTTACTTCCATTTTTAATTCCCTTCGCGGTTGCGTTTCGGGATAGTTTTCGGAATTATAGCTCATAAATCCGGTAAAATATTTGCTGATCTTATAATTAAATTGCAAATTCAGGCGAGTGGATACCCCATTACGTTTGCTAAACAAAATATTCGAAAGATAATCGGAACCGCTTCTTTTATTATCCTGAATTCGATATTGAGCCATCAAATGATATTTGCTGCCAATATTGTAAACAACTCTCGGTTCGCAGATAAGAGATTTAATTTTATATTTTTCCGTATGATCAATCTTCTCACCATTTTCAAATTCATATCCGAATATATTTGAAAAAATTAAATTGTAATGAAATTTATAGCTCACATCCGTTTCAATCAAATAATCATCTGTTTTCAGAAAATCATCGGTAGTGTAGTTGGAAGTTTTGTCGGTAAAAGAAAACGTGTTTTCGAAATTCCACTTTTTTAGATTGTAAAAATTCAAACCGAAATCATATTTATCCTGCCAAGATTCATCGAATACGTTTTCATAGCGATTATCCATTTTCTTTATATTTTCGTATTGAAGTCTCGCAACAATCTTATTCTTTATGATGTTATACCAAAACTCCTCTTTAAGGCGTCTGCTTCCATATTGAGTATAATTTTCATTCATCAAAACATTGTTTTTCAACAAATAAACATCCAATTTGCGAGGGCATTCCGATTTTTCCTGAATCCCAAAATCGGATGTAAAAGTAATATTTTGCAGAAAGGAAAGAACCGGAATTTTTTTCAATTTTTCTATTCTGGAAGGATTAAAGCTCATTTTCCAGTTAAATTGCACGTCTGCAATCGGTTTTGGATTGCCAACGGTAGTGATCTCATATTCGTAATCTCCTTCTCCGTAGCCCTCATAAACCACTACGCTATCCACATAAGTATAGCTGCCATTCCCATCGCCAACATAAATAAGTTCTTTCACCTTTGGATACATTTCCTCATTCCCGATTTTATAATTTATGCGATTATAAATCCCTTCATTCAAGAATTTTGCAGAAACTCGAGTGTTAAGCAAATCAAATTTCGAATTACTCATTCCATTAAAATATTTGTTCTCACGATGCGAATATTCCAAATTTGCAGAAAAATTCTCTAAAAAATATCCAAAATTTGTCTTTATTTGCGAAGCCTTTTTAAATTTTTGCCAGTTCACTTGCAAACTGTCAATCTCATCCTGAATATATTCCAACGACATTTTTATTCTGGAAAAATCAAAAGCACTTTGCAGATTGATCCTTTGCTGACGCAACCCAAACTTTAGAGAGGTTGAATATTCATATTTCTTATGATAAAAGCCCGTTTTGAAATTTAACCATTTATAATTATAATCGGCAGAAACATTGTTAACTGCTTGGACTATTTCTGTTGAGTCGGTTTTCGATTCTTGCTTTATCCTAAAATAATCGTATGCAAATGAGGGAATGTAAGAAGCTTTTTCGTTTTGCTTAAAGGAAAAATTGTTTAAAATTTTTGTTTGATCGGTCGTTTTACCAATATCTTCTTTATAAAAAGAAATATAATTTTGCAAGAATTTTTTATAATTTAATCGAAAATCCCCACCCAAGCGAATCACGGAAATAGTATCGCGGCTGCTTTCAAATCCGGTTGTTTCATATTCTGTTTCGGCAGATTCCACGCGCGCGGTAGGATGAAAAAATTTACTCGTATATCTAAAAAATACTGAACTTTTGGTTTGGAACTTTTTGAATATTTTTCTTACATAAGAAAGATTGTTGTTTGTGGCATAACCATAGTCGTCATTTTTATCTAATGATGAAAAACTGTTGCGGTCAAAATGGCTAATCATCCCCTCTGAAAGAAGAAAAAATTTTCCATAACTCAATTTTGCACCAAAATCATAATTCGTCTTGCTCTGTGAAAAAGGAAGTTGAATTTCCGGTATATAATCACCATTTCCCTCACCAATAAATTCATAACTATAATAACCTGATTTGATATATGAACCTTGCCCCGCGCCCACATAAGAAAAATTAACCACAAAATTCCCGGTGGAATCATATCCCACATACTCGTAATGCGAATCCACTTTTATGTAATTTCCATTGCCGGTAGTTACGGAATCCACGCCGGTTTTTCGGGCGAGAAGAGGATTGTCGCCTGCTGAAGATAAAATTTCCTTGTCTTGCTCGGAAAGAGTGAAATTGAGCGGATTGTTTTTATCATCATTGTTTGAGAAAACCGACATAAATATTTTTGATTTTTCATTCCAAAGGGGGAACTCTCCCGAAACAAAATAAATATTACTTTTGAATTCTTCGGCGGTATATTCGTAATCTGCAATTATGTAGGATTCCGCTGTTATGACGTGCTTTATCTTGAAATTTATTGCTCCCTCATTATAATTTATCACATAATCATTTCCGCGTGAAAGAATTTGACCGTTGAGATAAATTTTCTCAGTACCGGAAAGAATTTTTACTCTTGAACTGTTTTTCCCCGGCAAATAATACGGTCCCTGAATTCCTTCTGTCCCATAAAAAGTATAATTTTTATGATCACCGCTGGAAATTGCAGCCGCCACACACGGTTTGTAGCGAATATTGCTCTCAAATTCCACTCCCTCCAATTTATAATCGTAATTGGCAAAATATGTATCCTGATTCCTGATAAAAAAATCTCCAAACGAAAGCGAATAATCTTTGGAATATACCTTGATAAACATCTTGTCCAAATCGCTTATTTTTTTGCTGGAACCTTCCGCAGAAATGGGAGAATTATTGTCGGAAAGTCGAGCCTGAACAGATATCGTTTTGGATAATTTTCCATCAATTTGCAAAAAGAGAGATTGATCGAGCTGCAAATCTTGATTATTGCCCAAAGAGATAGCGAAACTTTTGCTACCTGTTATCATCAATTCCGAAGAAGACAATCCATCGGGCTGATTTGATAATTTTCTGCTAAGAATTTTCTTTTGCTTCCCTTCGCCAGATTTCCCTAAATTTTCATATTGATAATAGGAAAGTAATAATTTTGCAGGATAAATCTTATAACTGATTTTGACCGAAGAACCGATAATTAATTTTTTGATGAATTTTATTTTTCCATTGCTGTAATTTAGGTAATAATCAACATTGGGGATTAATATATTTCCCCCAAAGGTTACTAATTCCGAATTCTTGATAATTCGGTTTGTTGTATCTGAAATTCCCACTTTGGCATAAAGGGGATAAATCTGCTGTTCATCAAGAATTATTATCCGCTCGCTTCTTTCAAGTAAGGAATAAAATTCTTTTGCGTAAGCGGGAGAAATTGTTAGAATGATAAAAAGAGTGAGAAGCAGGGGACGCATATTTACTTATTCTCGGTTAAATTTTTGCGGATAGACAAAGCATTTTTAGGCAGTTACATTCTCAAAGCAGGGGATTGAGAATAAAACTTAAACATCGTTTTGGCTTTCTATTCCTCATCAATTTTTCCCTCTTTGTCTTCCGGTTTATACGATAGAATTAGTGCTAATAAAATATAAACCAGAAATCCAAATCCGAATGTAAGAATTAAAATAAGAAATATAATTCTTATGATCGATGCGTCAAAATCATAATATTCTGCTATTCCGCCGCAAACACCGAAAATCATCCGATTGTCCCTGCTAAGATGAATTCCTTCTTTCTCCTCTTCATCATCAATAATTTCGATTCCATAAAATTTTTCCGGCTTTGGTGGAATGATTATCCAGGCTACCAAATAAACCAAAATACCGGTTCCAAATATTAGAACCAAAAGAATCCAAATGATTCTGACGAGTGATACATCCAAACCAAAATATTCAGCCAATCCTGCACAAACTCCACCTATTTTGTTGTTCTTCAAATCGCGATAGAGAGTCTTTTTTACTTTCATAATAATTATCCTTCCTGAAAAAATTTTGCAATCTATATTTTCTGGAATTTCAAAATGATTAGAATTTGTGTCAAGTTACTCATTTTTTTGGATTTTGGGAGTAGAGATTATGTGGTTAACTATCTGAAATTATTAATTAGAATCGTGTCCGAAAATCCTTGACATATTCCGGTGGATACTTTTGATGTAGACTAACCAAAATTTATTTAAGAGAAATTTGACAAAAATTTACTTACAATTTTCTTTTGAACAAATTTTATAAAAATTAATAATATTATGAAAGAAAAAAAATGGATGAAGCGAAAAAGTTTTTGTGTTCAAATAAAACTCGATCAGAAACGGGCTTTATGATAGAATATATTAAATTTAATATTATCATTGTCTTTCACTCTTACCTTCTATCATTTTCCATTACCCCCCCCTACTGACAATGTATGTAAACAACAAGTATAAAGCCAGTTACAATGAAAATATTTTAAGCAGAAAATCAATTACTTTATGGAAGAAAAACAAATTCACCTGACGTCAGTCTTTTCTGTTTTTCTTCTCGGAACGGAAAAGACTTAAATGTGGATGGTTGATAATGTTAATCAAAACAGAAGACACAGAAACTAATTATGAAAATCAATGTTAAGAGAGGAAAACCTTCTACAAAAATAAACAACTAATGATAATTTTAAAATTAATAGGAGTTAAAATGAATAAAAATAAAATACTAGGATTAATTGTAGGAAGTTTAATATTATTTTCTTTTCCTATAATTGCCCAGGAAGAAAGCATAACCCCGGAAGAAGCACAAAAGAAACTTGTAGCAGTTTTACAAAAGACAGTTCCTTATAGATTTTCTTCTGATCTTAAAGTCGGTGATAAAGTAGAATACAAATTAAAAGCAGACCAAGAAAATAAAACAGATATTTCATTAGAAGCGACTAAAAAAGTAAAAAACGGAATATGGGTCGTAGAGAAATATGATGAAAATGAACTGCATATGCTAATCGATAATGACACAAGAGAATTACTCGATTTCTATGGTATTGATTTTAAAGGCAGAAAACACGAACCGGATTTAGTAAGTACAAATGAGGTTATAAAGACTTATGAAGAAATCACAAATTTAAGCTCATCTGTACACAAAATGTCCGGAATAGAAAGTTGGGAAAACAGCCGAATAAATAAAAGTATTAATACAAAATTCGGTAGCATGGATTGCCAGATAGTTCAACCTTTATTTGATGATAAAACTACGCAAAATATGAAAAATATTGATCCTGAAGAAAGAAAAAAAATGCTAAATAGTGCAAAGCAATATTTTTCCAGCCAGGTCCCTAAAATGATACCATTTGAGATATCTACCCCTTTAATATCTAACCTTAATTTATTAGAAAGTTTAGAAGGTGGATTTGTCGAAAATTCTGTACTGGAATTAAAAGAATTTAACAAATAGTAAAACCAAATTTAAAAATAGAGGATACAGTTATGAAAAATATAATATTCTTTGGACTATTTATTATAACCTTAGTAGCTTTGACAGGCTGTGATTGGTACGCTGCAGAAAGAATTATTTATGAAGATTGGCTGTGCACAGTGAATACTGATGGAACTGATCTAACTTACATAAGAGAATCTGTAGGACGCCACTTTGTTGTTACCCCTGATAGTGAAAGAGTAATATTGTTTGGAACTAGTCATATTTATTCAATGAACATTGATGGCTCAAATTTTAATACATTAAATGATTCAGTTGGTAATTCCTGGGGCAGTAGTTCTCCATCAATTGATGAAACACCTGAAGGAACGAAAATTGTATTCTTATATAATACTGATATCTATCAACTGGATTTAGAGAGTAATGAAATCACAAACATTACTAATACACAAGATATTTTTGAATTCTATCCTTGTTACTCAAATAATGGAACACAAATTGTCTATACAACAAAAAAAGATTCAATTATCACTGTTTCTACTATGGATTATAATGGGGCAAATAATGATATAGTTGTTGAATATAAAAACCCAACTCTCGATTGTAGCTACTTTATGTTTCCCTCTTTTTCAATAGATGGTGAAAAAATATTTTATATTTGGTATGGTGATAGTACTTGTAAGATTGATCGCGGATTATATTCTAATAATATTGGAGATTCAACAAATCACTTTCTTTTCGAAGGCTCTCTTCCTTTTGGTATATCAATGCCTGCAGATGGAAGTAAGATTGTATTCTATAATAATGATAACCATATTTATATAATGAATGAAGATGGATCTAATTTATCTGACTTAGGAGATGCAGATTATTATAGACCTGTAATTTCAAGTGATGGCTCAGAAATCTTTTTTGCAAAACTCAGCCATATTTATATAATCAATAGTAATGGTTCAGGACGAAGACAACTAATAGATAACTCGTTAAATGATTATTGTAAAACTATTACTTTTTTACCAGATAATAGGGTAATGTGTTCTGTTCAAAGAAGGATGCGGTAAATAAAAAATTAATAACCCCCTTAATAATTATTAAAAAATAAAAAACGTAAAAGGGGTATAAAATGAACAACAAGAAAAATACAAAAATCAAACTTAATAAAACTATATATTTCACATTTATTATTGTAGTTTTATTCTATTCTAATTCATTTTGTGATATAAGTTCTATAAGTCCAACAATAAATGATCATATTCACACAAATCAATGGCAAGATTCTGGATATCCTAATGGTATTTCAAGCAATAATCCCTCCGCTACAATAACACAATCCATTGGTGCCTCAGATGATATTCAATACAAAATAACACACTATAGTAATCAATATCCAGGAATATTAACGAAAATTCAACTACCTGCAGGAACCATATATCAATTAAATTTAACACTTACGATTCCATCAAATATAATTTTAGGAGGTAATTATCAATTTAAGAAAGATAAAGCTTTAGAAGATAGAACAATTCTTGAGTTTGATCTTGGTGAAAATACAAAGAATTGTATTGAGCTAATAGGTGCAGACAACTCAGGAGTAGAAGACTTATGTATAAAGAGAATTGATTCTGGCTCTTTACCAAGTAGTGAAAAAGGTCATAATATCCTTATCCAAGACTGTGATAATTGCTGGGTAAGTGGTGTAGAAAGTTACAGACCTGTTAAGCATCATATTGATATATATAATAGTAATCATATAGAGGTGAGAGGATGTTATTTTCATGATGCACAGCATTATGGAGAGGGAGGTGCAGGATATGGAGTCCTGTGTAATGGTAGTTCTTATTGCTTGATAGAAGATAACATTTTTGAAAATCTCCGTCATTCTATGTTAGTTCAAAATGAAGCAAACTATAATGTATTCGGATATAATTATTCTATAGGAGCAAAACAAACAAATAGACCTGATTTACCAGACAACATGTCCGGTGATATGGTTTGTCATGGGCATCCTAGTGGTGGTCCACAGGGTTCTGTTGCCGGTCCGATGGGAAATCTCTTTGAAGGCAATATTGGGCAATTTATGTGGGTGGATCTTTGGCATTGGTCCAATGGGCCGGATAATACATTTCATAGAAATTCAGCAAAAGAACATGGATATCACATATATCCCCTTCAAAAAAAGCAAAATATTGTTAATAATTATTTGAAAGAAGGCAATAGATGGTTACATTTATTAGGTGGTCCTAGATATAGATTAGGTAGTTCAACATACTTTGAAAGTCACAGCCAAATTACATATAGAAATATATGGGGACACAAAAGGCATAAAACCATAGAAAGAAATACAGATTTAGAAAACTATGATGGCGATTATTATGATACATTTGCAAACGATGAATCTTATTATTATAATGAACAACCTAATTTGCTGTGCACAAGCTGGCCATTTAAACCAAAAGTAGATAATAATTCAGCTAAATTAAGATACAATGTGGGTGGATATAAACATACTAAATCACGTTTTGATAATTCTGTAGTACAAAGTTATTTTATATTAGAACAGGATATTATTTGCCCTAGCGACATGCCTGTTTTTATGCAAGATTGGCTAAATTCTGTTGACGATATTGTAATACCAGACACTGTTTGTTTGGTGATAGAACCTGGTGTAACCTTGGAGTTTGAGAGTGATATATGTATGTATGTAAACGGATCATTAATTGCTAAAGGAACTGACCATAACGATGGTGAAATTGTATTTAAGTCATTAGGGACTGGAAGATGGGATGGTATAAACATATCAAGTGCTGGAGGTCAAATATTGCCATGTGGAGTTAGCGAATTTGAATATTGTTCATTCACTAAAACGAAAAATAGATTTGGTTCACCCTTTAATAATGGTGGTGCTATTTCAGCTAGTTTCGTCTCCTATCGTAATTCACCAGATCTTGTTATAAGTAACTGTATTTTCTATAACAATAGAGGTGAACAAGGGGGGGCAATATATGCATGTTCAATTAACGATGCTGCTACTTCTGTGCACGAGAATATGACTATTATTATAGAAGACTGCGAAATAGAAAATAATGAAGCTGATGATTATGGTGGTGGAATTTGTTTATGGTACTGTGAGATATTGCTGAGAAATAACCTTATATATGAAAATGATGACACTGAAGTAATTTCTGATCTTGATGGTGCTGGATTAGCTCTCATACACTGTGACGGTGATATAATTAATAATTCAGTATTTGGT of Candidatus Cloacimonadota bacterium contains these proteins:
- a CDS encoding PspC domain-containing protein is translated as MKVKKTLYRDLKNNKIGGVCAGLAEYFGLDVSLVRIIWILLVLIFGTGILVYLVAWIIIPPKPEKFYGIEIIDDEEEKEGIHLSRDNRMIFGVCGGIAEYYDFDASIIRIIFLILILTFGFGFLVYILLALILSYKPEDKEGKIDEE